A genomic segment from Peribacillus sp. ACCC06369 encodes:
- the lysS gene encoding lysine--tRNA ligase, whose amino-acid sequence MEMIFVSHEELNDQLQVRRDKMQAMIDNGQDPFGSRFERTHNTQEIVSAYGELEKEDLEEKEIEVTIAGRVMTKRGKGKAGFAHIQDISGQIQIYVRLDKIGEDSYQIFNQTDLGDIVGVTGVIFKTKVGELSIKAKEYVFLAKALRPLPDKFHGLKDVEERYRKRYVDLITNEESKNTLIMRSRIVQAMRRYLDDHGYLEVETPLLHSVAGGAAARPFLTHHNALDMPLNLRIAIELHLKRLIVGGLEKVYEIGRVFRNEGVSTRHNPEFTLIELYEAYADYQDIMSLTENLIAHIAQEVLGTTSIQYGEYEIELKPEWKRLHMVDAVKEYTGVDFWTQMSKEEAQQLAKENGIEVKESMEFGHIVNEFFEQKVEDKLIQPTFIYGHPVEISPLAKKNPEDSRFTDRFELFIVGREHANAFTELNDPIDQRQRFEAQLKEREQGNDEAHEMDEDFLEALEYGMPPTGGLGIGVDRLVMLLTNSPSIRDVLLFPLMRHR is encoded by the coding sequence AACACTCAGGAGATAGTTAGTGCTTATGGGGAATTAGAAAAAGAAGATCTTGAAGAAAAAGAAATCGAAGTTACGATCGCTGGCCGTGTCATGACTAAGCGTGGAAAAGGGAAAGCGGGATTTGCCCATATCCAGGATATTAGCGGTCAAATCCAAATCTACGTCCGTTTAGATAAAATAGGTGAAGATTCTTACCAAATTTTCAACCAAACAGATCTTGGCGATATCGTAGGGGTCACTGGCGTTATTTTCAAAACGAAAGTCGGGGAACTTTCCATTAAAGCTAAAGAATATGTGTTCCTTGCAAAGGCGCTTCGCCCTTTGCCTGATAAATTTCATGGCCTGAAGGATGTTGAAGAGCGTTATCGGAAACGTTATGTTGATTTAATTACAAATGAGGAAAGTAAAAATACGTTGATCATGCGCAGTCGTATTGTACAAGCCATGAGACGATATTTGGACGATCATGGATACCTTGAAGTGGAGACGCCTCTGTTGCACTCTGTTGCCGGTGGAGCTGCTGCACGCCCATTCCTTACTCACCATAATGCTTTGGATATGCCTTTGAATCTTAGGATTGCCATCGAGCTTCATCTGAAACGCTTAATCGTTGGCGGTTTAGAGAAAGTTTATGAAATTGGCCGGGTTTTCAGGAATGAAGGAGTATCTACAAGACACAATCCTGAATTCACATTGATTGAATTATACGAGGCATATGCGGATTACCAAGATATCATGAGCTTAACGGAAAACCTGATTGCCCATATAGCCCAAGAAGTTCTAGGGACGACTTCCATCCAGTATGGGGAGTATGAGATAGAGTTAAAACCGGAATGGAAACGACTTCACATGGTTGACGCTGTAAAAGAATATACAGGTGTGGACTTCTGGACTCAAATGAGCAAAGAAGAAGCCCAACAGCTCGCTAAAGAAAATGGGATTGAAGTTAAGGAATCCATGGAGTTTGGTCACATTGTAAATGAATTCTTTGAACAGAAGGTAGAAGATAAGTTAATTCAACCTACATTCATTTATGGACATCCAGTGGAAATCTCTCCGTTAGCAAAGAAAAATCCGGAAGATTCCCGTTTCACAGATCGTTTCGAGTTATTCATTGTAGGTAGGGAGCATGCAAATGCCTTCACGGAACTAAATGACCCTATTGATCAACGTCAGCGTTTTGAAGCTCAATTGAAAGAGCGAGAGCAAGGTAATGATGAGGCACATGAAATGGATGAAGATTTCTTGGAGGCGTTAGAATACGGAATGCCGCCAACTGGCGGATTGGGAATTGGTGTTGACCGTTTGGTTATGCTATTGACCAATTCTCCTTCTATACGTGACGTCCTGTTATTCCCGCTAATGAGACATCGCTAA